The Apium graveolens cultivar Ventura chromosome 6, ASM990537v1, whole genome shotgun sequence genome contains a region encoding:
- the LOC141664040 gene encoding uncharacterized protein LOC141664040 — translation MGFFARNPNNKSGEYLEGMLNDYVGGKAKVRPQKISSARLVTLLTCFQFAFAVYATFLVYYMSPSIDLGTKPDFTWATRFTQKWKNHFIVQPYVVSRYQESSSSLIQSEILAPVTPAEVCENEKIDFVQKKSNDALMIQLKTGLYQQLLNYQSKAHGTETLAELMAMKSRYDLKAPNIPKVTVILNHFKRKTLCAQLESLLHQTLPFHHVWVLSFASPNEVSLRRIVESYNDSRISFISSSYDFKYYGRFQMALQTQGDLVYILDDDMIPGRKMLQILSHVAGTDKYKNSVLGSIGRILPFRQKDFTFPSYRKFRSKEAGLYLPDPAYDITVDKIVQVDFLSSSWFLSADLIKTLFIEKPMTFMTGEDLHLSYQLQKYRNAGSFVLPVNSKDKETWGDSEHRLAYVSETTVIFKDIVQVRDDQWWKALSTGYITQWAAMYPQKIDALFYAHTVEEVKVLAPLLEKFRSTVAKKAYIAVSGGNFCPCTQAASALNWPQVVCRERRFKIFDLQVGAISGISNSEVPVVQAVYASMKGLIKMHNPSVLITVNDIDPNVMKALKMATETNTNGSVLILLPRSSVSKVLWMADLRATALPNWNRMRISVNIITQNRVQSLTRLLNSLSNAYYLGDEVPISFNMDSKVDEATLKHVKSFNWTHGPKTIRRRIIKGGLIRAVSESWYPSSDDDYGLLLEDDIEVSPYYYLWIKYALLAYHYDPQISLPELSSISLYTPRLVEVVKERPKWNGTEFFKNIHPNTPYLHQLPCSWGAVFFPKQWREFYVYMNMRFTEDAKQNPVQIPKSRTNGWQASWKKFLIDMMYLRGYVTLYPNFPNQASFSTNHMEPGAHISAKDNVVKHDKSDFEVPLLKEDFRNFLPNGKMPPASKLPSLNLFNQAVSLKGLKAAGAKLRQDVIGCNATEIVHVDHDTGLPSHCAKF, via the exons ATGGGATTTTTTGCGAGAAATCCCAATAACAAAAGCGGGGAGTACTTGGAAGGAATGCTTAATGATTATGTTGGCGGAAAGGCCAAAGTACGACCACAAAAGATTAGCTCTGCTAGGCTTGTCACGCTACTAACATGCTTTCAATTTGCATTTGCAGTTTATGCAACTTTCCTTGTGTATTACATGAGCCCTTCTATTGATTTAGGGACTAAGCCTGATTTTACCTGGGCTACCAGGTTCACTCAAAAATGGAAAAATCATTTCATAGTACAGCCATATGTTGTGAGTCGATATCAAGAGTCGTCTAGTTCTTTGATCCAGTCAGAAATATTAGCACCAGTCACTCCTGCTGAAGTTTGTGAGAATGAGAAGATTGATTTTGTGCAGAAGAAGTCCAATGATGCTTTGATGATTCAATTGAAAACGGGACTTTACCAACAACTACTCAATTATCAAAGCAAGGCTCATGGCACAGAGACATTAGCTGAGCTAATGGCAATGAAATCTAGGTATGATTTGAAAGCTCCAAACATTCCAAAAGTAACTGTCATTTTGAACCATTTCAAGAGGAAAACTCTGTGTGCGCAGCTTGaatctttgcttcatcaaacaCTTCCATTTCACCATGTTTGGGTACTTTCATTTGCAAGTCCTAATGAAGTATCCTTGCGAAGAATAGTGGAGAGCTACAATGACTCAAGAATTAGCTTTATTAGTTCAAGCTATGATTTTAAGTATTATGGAAGATTTCAAATGGCTCTGCAAACACAAGGAGATCTTGTGTATATTCTTGATGATGACATGATTCCGGGTAGGAAAATGTTGCAGATATTGTCACATGTTGCAGGGACCGACAAGTATAAGAATTCAGTTTTGGGAAGCATCGGAAGGATATTGCCATTTAGGCAAAAGGACTTCACCTTTCCAAGTTACCGGAAATTTAGATCAAAAGAGGCAGGCCTTTATTTGCCTGATCCAGCATATGATATTACAGTTGATAAGATTGTGCAGGTTGATTTTCTTTCTAGCTCTTGGTTCTTGTCAGCGGACCTCATCAAGACCCTATTTATCGAGAAACCTATGACATTCATGACTGGTGAAGATCTTCACCTAAG TTACCAGCTTCAGAAGTACAGAAATGCAGGGTCATTTGTCTTACCGGTGAATTCGAAGGATAAGGAGACTTGGGGTGACAGTGAACATAGACTTGCTTATGTATCCGAAACCACTGTTATTTTCAAAGACATTGTGCAGGTCAGGGATGATCAATGGTGGAAAGCCCTCTCCACAGGGTACATAACACAATGGGCTGCGATGTACCCTCAAAAGATTGATGCACTTTTTTATGCACACACTGTTGAGGAAGTAAAAGTTCTTGCGCCACTACTTGAAAAGTTCAGAAGCACTGTTGCCAAAAAAGCATATATAGCTGTTTCCGGAGGAAATTTCTGTCCTTGTACACAAGCTGCATCTGCTCTGAACTGGCCACAAGTCGTATGCAGAGAAAGAAGATTCAAGATTTTTGATTTACAAGTTGGGGCTATTTCCGGAATATCAAACTCAGAGGTGCCTGTGGTACAAGCAGTCTATGCTAGCATGAAAGGGTTGATCAAAATGCACAACCCAAGTGTCTTGATCACGGTCAATGATATTGATCCTAATGTTATGAAAGCATTAAAGATGGCAACAGAGACTAATACAAACGGTTCTGTTTTGATTTTGTTACCGAGGTCCTCGGTGTCTAAGGTCCTTTGGATGGCTGATTTGCGCGCTACAGCTTTACCAA ATTGGAACCGTATGAGGATCTCTGTAAATATAATTACACAGAATCGTGTTCAATCACTAACAAGGCTACTCAATTCACTAAGCAATGCTTACTATCTCGGTGATGAGGTCCCAATTAGCTTCAACATGGACAGCAAAGTAGATGAGGCAACTTTAAAACATGTGAAATCTTTTAATTGGACACATGGTCCGAAAACTATAAGAAGAAGAATCATCAAAGGAGGGCTAATCCGAGCAGTAAGTGAGAGCTGGTACCCCTCTTCAGACGATGACTATGGTCTCCTACTTGAAGATGATATCGAAGTCTCTCCATATTATTACTTATGGATCAAGTATGCACTTCTAGCCTACCATTATGACCCTCAAATATCTCTTCCAGAGCTCTCATCCATCTCTCTTTACACTCCTCGTTTGGTTGAAGTGGTTAAAGAAAGGCCCAAATGGAACGGAACTGAGTTCTTTAAGAACATCCATCCAAACACACCATATCTCCACCAATTACCTTGCAGTTGGGGTGCAGTTTTCTTTCCAAAACAATGGAGAGAATTCTATGTGTACATGAACATGAGATTTACGGAGGACGCCAAGCAAAATCCAGTACAAATTCCCAAGTCAAGAACAAATGGTTGGCAAGCTTCATGGAAAAAGTTTCTGATTGACATGATGTACTTGAGAGGGTACGTAACTCTATATCCAAACTTTCCAAACCAAGCAAGTTTTTCAACCAACCATATGGAGCCGGGAGCACATATTAGTGCAAAAGACAATGTAGTTAAGCATGACAAGAGCGATTTTGAGGTGCCATTGCTAAAAGAAGACTTCAGAAACTTTTTGCCAAATGGTAAGATGCCGCCAGCTTCGAAGCTGCCATCACTAAATCTGTTCAACCAAGCAGTTTCGCTCAAGGGACTAAAGGCTGCAGGGGCAAAACTGAGACAAGATGTCATCGGGTGCAATGCCACAGAAATAGTCCATGTTGATCATGATACAGGCCTTCCTTCACATTGTGCTAAATTCTAG